The following coding sequences lie in one Gorilla gorilla gorilla isolate KB3781 chromosome 5, NHGRI_mGorGor1-v2.1_pri, whole genome shotgun sequence genomic window:
- the DDR1 gene encoding epithelial discoidin domain-containing receptor 1 isoform X6, protein MGPEALSSLLLLLLVASGDADMKGHFDPAKCRYALGMQDRTIPDSDISASSSWSDSTAARHSRLESSDGDGAWCPAGSVFPKEEEYLQVDLQRLHLVALVGTQGRHAGGLGKEFSRSYRLRYSRDGRRWMGWKDRWGQEVISGNEDPEGVVLKDLGPPMVARLVRFYPRADRVMSVCLRVELYGCLWRDGLLSYTAPVGQTMYLSEAVYLNDSTYDGHTVGGLQYGGLGQLADGVVGLDDFRKSQELRVWPGYDYVGWSNHSFSSGYVEMEFEFDRLRAFQAMQVHCNNMHTLGARLPGGVECRFRRGPAMAWEGEPMRHNLGGNLGDPRARAVSVPLGGRVARFLQCRFLFAGPWLLFSEISFISDVVNNSSPALGGTFPPAPWWPPGPPPTNFSSLELEPRGQQPVAKAEGSPTAILIGCLVAIILLLLLIIALMLWRLHWRRLLSKAERRVLEEELTVHLSVPGDTILINNRPGPREPPPYQEPRPRGNPPHSAPCVPNGSAYSGDYMEPEKPGAPLLPPPPQNSVPHYAEADIVTLQGVTGGNTYAVPALPPGAVGDGPPRVDFPRSRLRFKEKLGEGQFGEVHLCEVDSPQDLVSLDFPLNVRKGHPLLVAVKILRPDATKNARNDFLKEVKIMSRLKDPNIIRLLGVCVQDDPLCMITDYMENGDLNQFLSAHQLEDKAAEGAPGDGQAAQAPTISYPMLLHVAAQIASGMRYLATLNFVHRDLATRNCLVGENFTIKIADFGMSRNLYAGDYYRVQGRAVLPIRWMAWECILMGKFTTASDVWAFGVTLWEVLMLCRAQPFGQLTDEQVIENAGEFFRDQGRQVYLSRPPACPQGLYELMLRCWSRESEQRPPFSQLHRFLAEDALNTV, encoded by the exons ATGGGGCCAGAGGCCCTGTCATCTTTACTGCTGCTGCTCTTGGTGGCAAGTGGAGATGCTGACATGAAGGGACATTTTGATCCTG CCAAGTGCCGCTATGCCCTGGGCATGCAGGACCGGACCATCCCAGACAGTGACATCTCTGCTTCCAGCTCCTGGTCAGATTCCACTGCCGCCCGCCACAGCAG gttggagagcagtgacGGGGATGGGGCCTGGTGCCCCGCAGGGTCGGTGTTTCCCAAGGAGGAGGAGTACTTGCAGGTGGATCTACAACGACTGCACCTGGTGGCTCTGGTGGGCACCCAGGGACGGCATGCTGGGGGCCTGGGCAAGGAGTTCTCCCGGAGCTACCGGCTGCGTTACTCCCGGGATGGTCGCCGCTGGATGGGCTGGAAGGACCGCTGGGGTCAGGAG GTGATCTCAGGCAATGAGGACCCTGAGGGAGTGGTGCTGAAGGACCTTGGGCCCCCCATGGTTGCCCGACTGGTTCGCTTCTACCCCCGGGCTGACCGGGTCATGAGCGTCTGTCTGCGGGTAGAGCTCTATGGCTGCCTCTGGAGGG ATGGACTCCTGTCTTACACCGCCCCTGTGGGGCAGACAATGTATTTATCTGAGGCCGTGTACCTCAACGACTCCACCTATGACGGACATACCGTGGGCGG ACTGCAGTATGGGGGTCTGGGCCAGCTGGCAGATGGTGTGGTGGGGCTGGATGACTTTAGGAAGAGTCAGGAGCTGCGGGTCTGGCCAGGCTATGACTATGTGGGATGGAGCAACCACAGCTTCTCCAGTGGCTATGTGGAGATGGAGTTTGAGTTTGACCGGCTGAGGGCCTTCCAGGCTATGCAG GTCCACTGTAACAACATGCACACGCTGGGAGCCCGTCTGCCTGGCGGGGTGGAATGTCGCTTCCGGCGTGGCCCTGCCATGGCCTGGGAGGGGGAGCCCATGCGCCACAACCTAGGGGGCAACCTGGGGGACCCCAGAGCCCGGGCTGTCTCAGTGCCCCTTGGCGGCCGTGTGGCTCGCTTTCTGCAGTGCCGCTTCCTCTTTGCGGGGCCCTGGTTACTCTTCAGCGAAATCTCCTTCATCTCTG ATGTGGTGAACAATTCCTCTCCGGCACTGGGAGGCACCTTCCCGCCAGCCCCCTGGTGGCCGCCTGGCCCACCTCCCACCAACTTCAGCAGCTTGG AGCTGGAGCCCAGAGGCCAGCAGCCCGTGGCCAAGGCCGAGGGGAGCCCGACCGCCATCCTCATCGGCTGCCTGGTGGCCATCATCCTGCTCCTGCTGCTCATCATTGCCCTCATGCTCTGGCGGCTGCACTGGCGCAGGCTCCTCAGCAAG GCTGAACGGAGGGTGTTGGAAGAGGAGCTGACGGTTCACCTCTCTGTCCCTGGGGACACTATCCTCATCAACAACCGCCCAGGTCCTAGAGAGCCACCCCCGTACCAGGAGCCCCGGCCTCGTGGGAATCCGCCCCACTCCGCTCCCTGTGTCCCCAATGGCTCTG CCTACAGTGGGGACTATATGGAGCCTGAGAAGCCAGGTGCCCCGcttctgcccccacctccccagaACAGCGTCCCCCATTATGCCGAGGCTGACATTGTTACCCTGCAGGGCGTCACCGGGGGCAACACCTATGCTGTGCCTGCACTGCCCCCAGGGGCAGTCGGGGATGGGCCCCCCAGAGTGGATTTCCCTCGATCTCGACTCCGCTTCAAGGAGAAGCTTGGCGAGGGCCAGTTTGGGGAG GTGCACCTGTGTGAGGTCGACAGCCCTCAAGATCTGGTCAGTCTTGATTTCCCCCTTAATGTGCGTAAGGGACACCCTTTGCTGGTAGCTGTCAAGATCTTACGGCCAGATGCCACCAAGAATGCCAG GAATGATTTCCTGAAAGAGGTGAAGATCATGTCGAGGCTCAAGGACCCAAACATCATTCGGCTGCTGGGCGTGTGTGTGCAGGACGACCCCCTCTGCATGATTACTGACTACATGGAGAACGGCGACCTCAACCAGTTCCTCAGTGCCCACCAGCTGGAGGACAAGGCAGCCGAGGGGGCCCCTGGGGACGGGCAGGCTGCGCAGGCGCCCACCATCAG CTACCCAATGCTGCTGCATGTGGCAGCCCAGATCGCCTCCGGCATGCGCTATCTGGCCACACTCAACTTTGTACATCGGGACCTGGCCACGCGGAACTGCCTAGTTGGGGAAAATTTCACCATCAAAATCGCAGACTTTGGCATGAGCCGGAACCTCTATGCTGGGGACTATTACCGTGTGCAGGGCCGGGCAGTGCTGCCCATCCGCTGGATGGCCTGGGAGTGCATCCTCATG GGGAAGTTCACGACTGCGAGTGACGTGTGGGCCTTTGGTGTGACCCTGTGGGAGGTGCTGATGCTCTGTAGGGCCCAGCCCTTTGGGCAGCTCACCGACGAGCAGGTCATCGAGAACGCGGGGGAGTTCTTCCGGGACCAGGGCCGGCAG GTGTACCTGTCCCGGCCGCCTGCCTGCCCGCAGGGCCTATATGAGCTGATGCTTCGGTGCTGGAGCCGGGAGTCTGAGCAGCGACCACCCTTTTCCCAGCTGCATCGGTTCCTGGCAGAGGATGCACTCAACACGGTGTGA
- the DDR1 gene encoding epithelial discoidin domain-containing receptor 1 isoform X3: MGPEALSSLLLLLLVASGDADMKGHFDPAKCRYALGMQDRTIPDSDISASSSWSDSTAARHSRLESSDGDGAWCPAGSVFPKEEEYLQVDLQRLHLVALVGTQGRHAGGLGKEFSRSYRLRYSRDGRRWMGWKDRWGQEVISGNEDPEGVVLKDLGPPMVARLVRFYPRADRVMSVCLRVELYGCLWRDGLLSYTAPVGQTMYLSEAVYLNDSTYDGHTVGGLQYGGLGQLADGVVGLDDFRKSQELRVWPGYDYVGWSNHSFSSGYVEMEFEFDRLRAFQAMQVHCNNMHTLGARLPGGVECRFRRGPAMAWEGEPMRHNLGGNLGDPRARAVSVPLGGRVARFLQCRFLFAGPWLLFSEISFISDVVNNSSPALGGTFPPAPWWPPGPPPTNFSSLELEPRGQQPVAKAEGSPTAILIGCLVAIILLLLLIIALMLWRLHWRRLLSKAERRVLEEELTVHLSVPGDTILINNRPGPREPPPYQEPRPRGNPPHSAPCVPNGSALLLSNPAYRLLLATYARPPRGPGPPTPAWAKPTNTQAYSGDYMEPEKPGAPLLPPPPQNSVPHYAEADIVTLQGVTGGNTYAVPALPPGAVGDGPPRVDFPRSRLRFKEKLGEGQFGEVHLCEVDSPQDLVSLDFPLNVRKGHPLLVAVKILRPDATKNARNDFLKEVKIMSRLKDPNIIRLLGVCVQDDPLCMITDYMENGDLNQFLSAHQLEDKAAEGAPGDGQAAQAPTISYPMLLHVAAQIASGMRYLATLNFVHRDLATRNCLVGENFTIKIADFGMSRNLYAGDYYRVQGRAVLPIRWMAWECILMGKFTTASDVWAFGVTLWEVLMLCRAQPFGQLTDEQVIENAGEFFRDQGRQVYLSRPPACPQGLYELMLRCWSRESEQRPPFSQLHRFLAEDALNTV; encoded by the exons ATGGGGCCAGAGGCCCTGTCATCTTTACTGCTGCTGCTCTTGGTGGCAAGTGGAGATGCTGACATGAAGGGACATTTTGATCCTG CCAAGTGCCGCTATGCCCTGGGCATGCAGGACCGGACCATCCCAGACAGTGACATCTCTGCTTCCAGCTCCTGGTCAGATTCCACTGCCGCCCGCCACAGCAG gttggagagcagtgacGGGGATGGGGCCTGGTGCCCCGCAGGGTCGGTGTTTCCCAAGGAGGAGGAGTACTTGCAGGTGGATCTACAACGACTGCACCTGGTGGCTCTGGTGGGCACCCAGGGACGGCATGCTGGGGGCCTGGGCAAGGAGTTCTCCCGGAGCTACCGGCTGCGTTACTCCCGGGATGGTCGCCGCTGGATGGGCTGGAAGGACCGCTGGGGTCAGGAG GTGATCTCAGGCAATGAGGACCCTGAGGGAGTGGTGCTGAAGGACCTTGGGCCCCCCATGGTTGCCCGACTGGTTCGCTTCTACCCCCGGGCTGACCGGGTCATGAGCGTCTGTCTGCGGGTAGAGCTCTATGGCTGCCTCTGGAGGG ATGGACTCCTGTCTTACACCGCCCCTGTGGGGCAGACAATGTATTTATCTGAGGCCGTGTACCTCAACGACTCCACCTATGACGGACATACCGTGGGCGG ACTGCAGTATGGGGGTCTGGGCCAGCTGGCAGATGGTGTGGTGGGGCTGGATGACTTTAGGAAGAGTCAGGAGCTGCGGGTCTGGCCAGGCTATGACTATGTGGGATGGAGCAACCACAGCTTCTCCAGTGGCTATGTGGAGATGGAGTTTGAGTTTGACCGGCTGAGGGCCTTCCAGGCTATGCAG GTCCACTGTAACAACATGCACACGCTGGGAGCCCGTCTGCCTGGCGGGGTGGAATGTCGCTTCCGGCGTGGCCCTGCCATGGCCTGGGAGGGGGAGCCCATGCGCCACAACCTAGGGGGCAACCTGGGGGACCCCAGAGCCCGGGCTGTCTCAGTGCCCCTTGGCGGCCGTGTGGCTCGCTTTCTGCAGTGCCGCTTCCTCTTTGCGGGGCCCTGGTTACTCTTCAGCGAAATCTCCTTCATCTCTG ATGTGGTGAACAATTCCTCTCCGGCACTGGGAGGCACCTTCCCGCCAGCCCCCTGGTGGCCGCCTGGCCCACCTCCCACCAACTTCAGCAGCTTGG AGCTGGAGCCCAGAGGCCAGCAGCCCGTGGCCAAGGCCGAGGGGAGCCCGACCGCCATCCTCATCGGCTGCCTGGTGGCCATCATCCTGCTCCTGCTGCTCATCATTGCCCTCATGCTCTGGCGGCTGCACTGGCGCAGGCTCCTCAGCAAG GCTGAACGGAGGGTGTTGGAAGAGGAGCTGACGGTTCACCTCTCTGTCCCTGGGGACACTATCCTCATCAACAACCGCCCAGGTCCTAGAGAGCCACCCCCGTACCAGGAGCCCCGGCCTCGTGGGAATCCGCCCCACTCCGCTCCCTGTGTCCCCAATGGCTCTG CGTTGCTGCTCTCCAATCCAGCCTACCGCCTCCTTCTGGCCACTTACGCCCGTCCCCCTCGAGGCCCGGGCCCCCCCACACCCGCCTGGGCCAAACCCACCAACACCCAGG CCTACAGTGGGGACTATATGGAGCCTGAGAAGCCAGGTGCCCCGcttctgcccccacctccccagaACAGCGTCCCCCATTATGCCGAGGCTGACATTGTTACCCTGCAGGGCGTCACCGGGGGCAACACCTATGCTGTGCCTGCACTGCCCCCAGGGGCAGTCGGGGATGGGCCCCCCAGAGTGGATTTCCCTCGATCTCGACTCCGCTTCAAGGAGAAGCTTGGCGAGGGCCAGTTTGGGGAG GTGCACCTGTGTGAGGTCGACAGCCCTCAAGATCTGGTCAGTCTTGATTTCCCCCTTAATGTGCGTAAGGGACACCCTTTGCTGGTAGCTGTCAAGATCTTACGGCCAGATGCCACCAAGAATGCCAG GAATGATTTCCTGAAAGAGGTGAAGATCATGTCGAGGCTCAAGGACCCAAACATCATTCGGCTGCTGGGCGTGTGTGTGCAGGACGACCCCCTCTGCATGATTACTGACTACATGGAGAACGGCGACCTCAACCAGTTCCTCAGTGCCCACCAGCTGGAGGACAAGGCAGCCGAGGGGGCCCCTGGGGACGGGCAGGCTGCGCAGGCGCCCACCATCAG CTACCCAATGCTGCTGCATGTGGCAGCCCAGATCGCCTCCGGCATGCGCTATCTGGCCACACTCAACTTTGTACATCGGGACCTGGCCACGCGGAACTGCCTAGTTGGGGAAAATTTCACCATCAAAATCGCAGACTTTGGCATGAGCCGGAACCTCTATGCTGGGGACTATTACCGTGTGCAGGGCCGGGCAGTGCTGCCCATCCGCTGGATGGCCTGGGAGTGCATCCTCATG GGGAAGTTCACGACTGCGAGTGACGTGTGGGCCTTTGGTGTGACCCTGTGGGAGGTGCTGATGCTCTGTAGGGCCCAGCCCTTTGGGCAGCTCACCGACGAGCAGGTCATCGAGAACGCGGGGGAGTTCTTCCGGGACCAGGGCCGGCAG GTGTACCTGTCCCGGCCGCCTGCCTGCCCGCAGGGCCTATATGAGCTGATGCTTCGGTGCTGGAGCCGGGAGTCTGAGCAGCGACCACCCTTTTCCCAGCTGCATCGGTTCCTGGCAGAGGATGCACTCAACACGGTGTGA
- the DDR1 gene encoding epithelial discoidin domain-containing receptor 1 isoform X5, which yields MGACLFYFQKRCCPHPLRPEGSGAMGPEALSSLLLLLLVASGDADMKGHFDPAKCRYALGMQDRTIPDSDISASSSWSDSTAARHSRLESSDGDGAWCPAGSVFPKEEEYLQVDLQRLHLVALVGTQGRHAGGLGKEFSRSYRLRYSRDGRRWMGWKDRWGQEVISGNEDPEGVVLKDLGPPMVARLVRFYPRADRVMSVCLRVELYGCLWRDGLLSYTAPVGQTMYLSEAVYLNDSTYDGHTVGGLQYGGLGQLADGVVGLDDFRKSQELRVWPGYDYVGWSNHSFSSGYVEMEFEFDRLRAFQAMQVHCNNMHTLGARLPGGVECRFRRGPAMAWEGEPMRHNLGGNLGDPRARAVSVPLGGRVARFLQCRFLFAGPWLLFSEISFISDVVNNSSPALGGTFPPAPWWPPGPPPTNFSSLELEPRGQQPVAKAEGSPTAILIGCLVAIILLLLLIIALMLWRLHWRRLLSKAERRVLEEELTVHLSVPGDTILINNRPGPREPPPYQEPRPRGNPPHSAPCVPNGSAYSGDYMEPEKPGAPLLPPPPQNSVPHYAEADIVTLQGVTGGNTYAVPALPPGAVGDGPPRVDFPRSRLRFKEKLGEGQFGEVHLCEVDSPQDLVSLDFPLNVRKGHPLLVAVKILRPDATKNARNDFLKEVKIMSRLKDPNIIRLLGVCVQDDPLCMITDYMENGDLNQFLSAHQLEDKAAEGAPGDGQAAQAPTISYPMLLHVAAQIASGMRYLATLNFVHRDLATRNCLVGENFTIKIADFGMSRNLYAGDYYRVQGRAVLPIRWMAWECILMGKFTTASDVWAFGVTLWEVLMLCRAQPFGQLTDEQVIENAGEFFRDQGRQVYLSRPPACPQGLYELMLRCWSRESEQRPPFSQLHRFLAEDALNTV from the exons ATGGGTGCTTGTTTATTCTATTTTCAAAAG AGATGCTGCCCCCACCCCCTTAGGCCCGAGGGATCAGGAGCTATGGGGCCAGAGGCCCTGTCATCTTTACTGCTGCTGCTCTTGGTGGCAAGTGGAGATGCTGACATGAAGGGACATTTTGATCCTG CCAAGTGCCGCTATGCCCTGGGCATGCAGGACCGGACCATCCCAGACAGTGACATCTCTGCTTCCAGCTCCTGGTCAGATTCCACTGCCGCCCGCCACAGCAG gttggagagcagtgacGGGGATGGGGCCTGGTGCCCCGCAGGGTCGGTGTTTCCCAAGGAGGAGGAGTACTTGCAGGTGGATCTACAACGACTGCACCTGGTGGCTCTGGTGGGCACCCAGGGACGGCATGCTGGGGGCCTGGGCAAGGAGTTCTCCCGGAGCTACCGGCTGCGTTACTCCCGGGATGGTCGCCGCTGGATGGGCTGGAAGGACCGCTGGGGTCAGGAG GTGATCTCAGGCAATGAGGACCCTGAGGGAGTGGTGCTGAAGGACCTTGGGCCCCCCATGGTTGCCCGACTGGTTCGCTTCTACCCCCGGGCTGACCGGGTCATGAGCGTCTGTCTGCGGGTAGAGCTCTATGGCTGCCTCTGGAGGG ATGGACTCCTGTCTTACACCGCCCCTGTGGGGCAGACAATGTATTTATCTGAGGCCGTGTACCTCAACGACTCCACCTATGACGGACATACCGTGGGCGG ACTGCAGTATGGGGGTCTGGGCCAGCTGGCAGATGGTGTGGTGGGGCTGGATGACTTTAGGAAGAGTCAGGAGCTGCGGGTCTGGCCAGGCTATGACTATGTGGGATGGAGCAACCACAGCTTCTCCAGTGGCTATGTGGAGATGGAGTTTGAGTTTGACCGGCTGAGGGCCTTCCAGGCTATGCAG GTCCACTGTAACAACATGCACACGCTGGGAGCCCGTCTGCCTGGCGGGGTGGAATGTCGCTTCCGGCGTGGCCCTGCCATGGCCTGGGAGGGGGAGCCCATGCGCCACAACCTAGGGGGCAACCTGGGGGACCCCAGAGCCCGGGCTGTCTCAGTGCCCCTTGGCGGCCGTGTGGCTCGCTTTCTGCAGTGCCGCTTCCTCTTTGCGGGGCCCTGGTTACTCTTCAGCGAAATCTCCTTCATCTCTG ATGTGGTGAACAATTCCTCTCCGGCACTGGGAGGCACCTTCCCGCCAGCCCCCTGGTGGCCGCCTGGCCCACCTCCCACCAACTTCAGCAGCTTGG AGCTGGAGCCCAGAGGCCAGCAGCCCGTGGCCAAGGCCGAGGGGAGCCCGACCGCCATCCTCATCGGCTGCCTGGTGGCCATCATCCTGCTCCTGCTGCTCATCATTGCCCTCATGCTCTGGCGGCTGCACTGGCGCAGGCTCCTCAGCAAG GCTGAACGGAGGGTGTTGGAAGAGGAGCTGACGGTTCACCTCTCTGTCCCTGGGGACACTATCCTCATCAACAACCGCCCAGGTCCTAGAGAGCCACCCCCGTACCAGGAGCCCCGGCCTCGTGGGAATCCGCCCCACTCCGCTCCCTGTGTCCCCAATGGCTCTG CCTACAGTGGGGACTATATGGAGCCTGAGAAGCCAGGTGCCCCGcttctgcccccacctccccagaACAGCGTCCCCCATTATGCCGAGGCTGACATTGTTACCCTGCAGGGCGTCACCGGGGGCAACACCTATGCTGTGCCTGCACTGCCCCCAGGGGCAGTCGGGGATGGGCCCCCCAGAGTGGATTTCCCTCGATCTCGACTCCGCTTCAAGGAGAAGCTTGGCGAGGGCCAGTTTGGGGAG GTGCACCTGTGTGAGGTCGACAGCCCTCAAGATCTGGTCAGTCTTGATTTCCCCCTTAATGTGCGTAAGGGACACCCTTTGCTGGTAGCTGTCAAGATCTTACGGCCAGATGCCACCAAGAATGCCAG GAATGATTTCCTGAAAGAGGTGAAGATCATGTCGAGGCTCAAGGACCCAAACATCATTCGGCTGCTGGGCGTGTGTGTGCAGGACGACCCCCTCTGCATGATTACTGACTACATGGAGAACGGCGACCTCAACCAGTTCCTCAGTGCCCACCAGCTGGAGGACAAGGCAGCCGAGGGGGCCCCTGGGGACGGGCAGGCTGCGCAGGCGCCCACCATCAG CTACCCAATGCTGCTGCATGTGGCAGCCCAGATCGCCTCCGGCATGCGCTATCTGGCCACACTCAACTTTGTACATCGGGACCTGGCCACGCGGAACTGCCTAGTTGGGGAAAATTTCACCATCAAAATCGCAGACTTTGGCATGAGCCGGAACCTCTATGCTGGGGACTATTACCGTGTGCAGGGCCGGGCAGTGCTGCCCATCCGCTGGATGGCCTGGGAGTGCATCCTCATG GGGAAGTTCACGACTGCGAGTGACGTGTGGGCCTTTGGTGTGACCCTGTGGGAGGTGCTGATGCTCTGTAGGGCCCAGCCCTTTGGGCAGCTCACCGACGAGCAGGTCATCGAGAACGCGGGGGAGTTCTTCCGGGACCAGGGCCGGCAG GTGTACCTGTCCCGGCCGCCTGCCTGCCCGCAGGGCCTATATGAGCTGATGCTTCGGTGCTGGAGCCGGGAGTCTGAGCAGCGACCACCCTTTTCCCAGCTGCATCGGTTCCTGGCAGAGGATGCACTCAACACGGTGTGA